A genome region from Patescibacteria group bacterium includes the following:
- a CDS encoding antA/AntB antirepressor family protein encodes MDIQILENQIGLEKIQSVNARELHSRLGVGRDYTNWIKQRLEECMALEHKDYQVYAKFGDNQLGGRPSSEYLISVDLAKHVCMLERTELGRQMRQYFIDVEKKAREISRRPLTINDLACNAFEAYKRIGELVQLPASTIVSEASKIVDRQYGTNFVEFTKTSPLLDHVKKNEEFLEPTEIGEKLGISAIALNKKLAELGLQEKNGSSWVPTEQGKALCFVHQWTKRGKSGYNIKWNAEKICERVGNGK; translated from the coding sequence ATGGATATACAAATTTTGGAAAATCAAATTGGTTTGGAAAAAATTCAATCAGTCAACGCTCGTGAGTTGCACTCAAGGCTTGGAGTCGGTCGTGACTACACAAACTGGATAAAACAACGTCTAGAGGAATGTATGGCTCTAGAACATAAGGATTATCAAGTTTACGCCAAATTTGGCGATAACCAACTTGGAGGCAGGCCATCATCTGAATATCTTATATCTGTTGACCTAGCAAAACATGTGTGTATGCTTGAGCGCACAGAACTTGGTAGACAGATGCGTCAATATTTTATTGACGTGGAAAAAAAAGCGCGTGAGATTTCCCGTCGCCCACTGACAATTAACGATCTTGCTTGCAACGCGTTCGAGGCGTACAAGAGGATTGGCGAACTCGTCCAACTCCCAGCCAGCACGATCGTATCTGAAGCCTCTAAAATTGTGGATCGCCAGTACGGTACTAATTTTGTCGAATTCACAAAAACCTCCCCTCTTCTTGACCATGTGAAGAAAAATGAGGAATTTTTAGAGCCAACCGAGATCGGGGAAAAACTCGGAATTTCGGCCATCGCCCTAAATAAAAAGCTTGCCGAGCTAGGCTTGCAGGAAAAAAATGGCTCGTCTTGGGTTCCAACGGAGCAGGGAAAGGCCCTATGTTTTGTCCATCAATGGACAAAAAGAGGGAAAAGTGGCTACAATATAAAGTGGAACGCGGAAAAGATTTGTGAAAGGGTAGGAAATGGAAAATAA
- a CDS encoding ERCC4 domain-containing protein — translation MDKNNLVAIIDTREQAPLDLGKYGLVVERRTLAWGDYSIRGLERIVTIERKSIDDFTACCGNERSRFEREILALRGYPVKAIVCEFKFSDILAHNYRSKITPESVIGSIERWMMCGIPFLMAETPSGAAWLVAGILKKVYSDVQNQQFWGG, via the coding sequence ATGGACAAAAATAACCTCGTTGCCATAATTGACACACGCGAGCAAGCTCCGCTTGACCTGGGAAAGTATGGTCTCGTGGTCGAGCGGCGTACGCTCGCGTGGGGAGATTACTCAATCCGCGGCCTGGAAAGAATCGTTACGATCGAACGAAAATCGATCGACGATTTCACGGCTTGCTGTGGCAACGAACGTAGCCGTTTCGAGAGGGAAATCCTTGCGCTGCGCGGCTATCCAGTGAAGGCGATAGTCTGTGAATTTAAGTTTTCGGATATTCTTGCCCATAACTACCGATCGAAAATTACTCCTGAGTCCGTGATCGGCTCGATCGAACGGTGGATGATGTGCGGAATACCGTTTTTAATGGCAGAGACTCCCAGCGGCGCAGCCTGGTTAGTCGCTGGGATTCTCAAAAAAGTGTATAGCGACGTGCAAAATCAACAGTTTTGGGGAGGTTAG